AAATAGAGGTGTTGAAGATGTCCTTATATTTAGTATAGATGGCTTACCTGGTTTAAATGAAGCTATTAAAGCCGTATATCCAGAGTCAGAAATCCAAAGATGTATAGTCCATCAGGTAAGAAACTCTCTAAAATTTGTATCTTATAAAGACAGAAAAGAATTAGCGAAGGATTTAAAGAAAATTTATACATCTTCAACAGAAGAAAGTGGAAAAATTGAATTGGATAAATTAAATGAAAAATGGGGCAAGAAATATCCTAATATAATAAAATCATGGCTGACCAACTGGATAGAGCTTTCAACTTTATTTAAATATCCACCAGAAATTAGAACTCTTATATATACTACTAATCCTATAGAAAGTTTTAATAGTAAATTGAAAAAGGTCAGTAAAAATAGGGGTGTATTTCCTACAGAAGAATCATTGTTTAAATTACTATATTTAGCTATAAATGATATATCAAAAAAATGGAATGGCAGAATAAAAGATTGGTCGAAAATTTACCCGCAACTATATATTTACTTTCAGGAAAGGATTGGCAGGTTTACAAATGGTTAATATCATAAATAACAAAATTGGGATTTACACAAAAAACGTTACAGGGTCCAAAAAACGTTACAGGGTCCATCCTAATTTGCTTTTCCAATTATTTATCAATTACTTTCACAGGCTCCCTTCTTTCTTTCCATGCATCAATATCTTCAAACCTTTCAATCCTCATACACTTTCATCATATAACGTTGAACATGGAACATTGAACGTTTATCTTTTATCATAATTCATCTCTACCCATTTTTTATATTCGCCAGA
The Deferrivibrio essentukiensis DNA segment above includes these coding regions:
- a CDS encoding IS256 family transposase, producing the protein NRGVEDVLIFSIDGLPGLNEAIKAVYPESEIQRCIVHQVRNSLKFVSYKDRKELAKDLKKIYTSSTEESGKIELDKLNEKWGKKYPNIIKSWLTNWIELSTLFKYPPEIRTLIYTTNPIESFNSKLKKVSKNRGVFPTEESLFKLLYLAINDISKKWNGRIKDWSKIYPQLYIYFQERIGRFTNG